The region CGATAATACTGATCTAAGAATGAATAGGTGAGAGCTCGAACTCTTACTTGAATAATTTGATTTATTTAGTTTAAATAAGAAGGAAAATATTATGGATCGTCGCCAGTTTTTAAAATCAAAAATCGCAGGTACTGCAATCTTAGCTTCTTCGGGCTTAGTTTTTAAAGCGGATGCACAGAACCTGCCAACGCAGAGTGAAGAAAGTCCGGATATGTTGGATGTGGATGTTTTAGTTGTGGGCGGTGGTTCGGCTGGTCACGTGGCCGCTATTCAGGCTGGACGCATGGGTGCAAAAACAGTTCTTCTTGAACGTAACTCACAGCTGGGCGGTACAACCACGACTGGCGGCGTTTGCTTCCCCGGCCTCTTTCACGCTTGGGGTAAACAGCTTATCTCTGGTATTGGTTGGGAGCTGGTAAAAAAATCACGTGAAGTCGATTGTAAGCCCCTTCAGGATTTCTCTGTAGCTAATAAAGGTCACGTTTATTATCATGTTGATATCAATGGTCAGCTTTATTCTCTCTTAGCCGAAGAAGCCTGCCTCGATGCAGGTGTTTCACTGGCTTATTATCAGTTCCCAGAGAAAGTGACAGAGACGGCAAATGGTTGGCTTGTTGATGTCGTTGGTCAGGGCGTGCGTTACCAATTGCGCTGTAAGCAAATAATTGACTGTTCTGGTGGTGCAACTGTAGCGGGGATGTTGGGTATGGAGCGCATGCGTGGCGAAGAACGTCAACCTGGGACACACTCTGTCATCTACAAGGGTTTTGATATGGCTGTGGTTAATAAAAACAAAAAGAAAATTCAGTCCATGTATAATCAGGCGCTTAAAGAAGGCCGTCTTCAGAAGGGGGATACCTGGGGCGGAAATGCTTTCCAACCCATTCAAAGTAGAAGTGGTAATTGTAATCACATTTTTGGCGCGGATTCTTCTACTGCAGCAACGCAAACCCAAACAAATCTTGCGGGGAGGAAGTCGATTTTGCGCATGCTTAAATTTCTTAAAACAATTCCCGGTGGTGAAAAAGCGAGCATTGATCGCATGATGACCGAAACTGCCAGTCGCGAAACTTACCGCATCAAAGGTGAGCGAGTGCTAACGGTAAATGATTACACCAGCGGGCGAACTTTTAAAGACTCACTCTGTTATTCCTTTTATCCTATCGATTTACACGATAAAAATGGTGTAAAACCCCGAAAATTAAAACCGGGAACCTTCCCCACTATTCCGAGAAGTTGCCTCATCCCAAAAGGGTCGAAAAACTTCATGGTGGCAGGTCGTAGCCTTTCAAGTGACCGTTTAGCCAATTCCGCAGCACGTGTCCAAGCCACTTGTATGGCCATGGGGCAGGCCACTGCGGTGACCGCTGTACTTGCTGCTAGGCAGAGCAAGACTCCGGGTGATGTAGA is a window of Lentisphaera araneosa HTCC2155 DNA encoding:
- a CDS encoding FAD-dependent oxidoreductase; this translates as MDRRQFLKSKIAGTAILASSGLVFKADAQNLPTQSEESPDMLDVDVLVVGGGSAGHVAAIQAGRMGAKTVLLERNSQLGGTTTTGGVCFPGLFHAWGKQLISGIGWELVKKSREVDCKPLQDFSVANKGHVYYHVDINGQLYSLLAEEACLDAGVSLAYYQFPEKVTETANGWLVDVVGQGVRYQLRCKQIIDCSGGATVAGMLGMERMRGEERQPGTHSVIYKGFDMAVVNKNKKKIQSMYNQALKEGRLQKGDTWGGNAFQPIQSRSGNCNHIFGADSSTAATQTQTNLAGRKSILRMLKFLKTIPGGEKASIDRMMTETASRETYRIKGERVLTVNDYTSGRTFKDSLCYSFYPIDLHDKNGVKPRKLKPGTFPTIPRSCLIPKGSKNFMVAGRSLSSDRLANSAARVQATCMAMGQATAVTAVLAARQSKTPGDVDLAEIRAELIKHNAIVIGGLKSAKAEPKEAKVESQEAKTQVLSGDRLLVDAVTAHAIGSWQKSSNSKPAIGSNYLHDNNQAKGENSLTFDIKVENPGRYAIKFFYSAHETRANNVPVSISIGGQVTELKVNQQKSDDGGFVLGQFDIQDQVKIVISNANTSGFVIVDGLELKTTKTTKAKLKI